GAGTCCTATTGTATTTACTCCACTTTGCAATGAAACAACTATAGATTTTATAAAGGTTAAAGATATTGTATCCGACGCTATAAAGTTAAGTGTAGTAGAAAAAGAAAAAATATCTACAGGAGCAGTTATTATAACAGGAGAAACTGCAAGAAAAGAAAATGCAATGGAAGTATCTAATAATCTTTCAGAGTATTTAGGAGATTTTGTAGTAGCAACAGCAGGTCCTAAGCTTGAAGCCTTACTTGCAGGTTTTGGTTCAGGTGCTTCAGATATATCAAGGAAGCTTAATAGAAGAATAATGAACCTTGATATTGGAGGAGGAACAACTAACGTAGCTATTTTCAATTGTGGTGAATGTGAGCAGACTTTTGCGTTAGATATTGGGGGACGACTTATAAAGTTTAATGATGAGGGTCAAATTATTTATATTTCTAATAGAATTCAATTTCTAATAAAAAGCCTTGATATAAACTTGCAGCTTGGAGAGAAGCCAGAACTAGAAGCTTTAAAGCTCATATGTGGAAAGCTAGCAGAAAGTTTATTGGAAGTATGTTGTTTGAAAGAAATTAACCAAAGCACAAAAAAGTTATTTATAAGTGATGGGTTTGAAGGGATTGAGGTTGACTATATAAGTTTTTCAGGGGGAGTTGGAGAATACGTAGGGAAAATTAATGAGAATATTAGTTTAAATGAAATAACAAAACACAACGATATAGGACAACTTTTGGGAAATTCTATAAGTGAGATGTTTGAAGAGCACAAGGAAATGTTACTAGCTCCAAAGGAGAAAATAAGGGCAACTGTAATTGGAGCAGGAAACCATTCTTTAACTATAAGCGGT
The window above is part of the Clostridium saccharoperbutylacetonicum N1-4(HMT) genome. Proteins encoded here:
- a CDS encoding ethanolamine ammonia-lyase reactivating factor EutA — encoded protein: MGYILNDEIYSIGVDIGTSTTEVIVSKLKIKKILGSSLIKETVIEGKEIIYRSPIVFTPLCNETTIDFIKVKDIVSDAIKLSVVEKEKISTGAVIITGETARKENAMEVSNNLSEYLGDFVVATAGPKLEALLAGFGSGASDISRKLNRRIMNLDIGGGTTNVAIFNCGECEQTFALDIGGRLIKFNDEGQIIYISNRIQFLIKSLDINLQLGEKPELEALKLICGKLAESLLEVCCLKEINQSTKKLFISDGFEGIEVDYISFSGGVGEYVGKINENISLNEITKHNDIGQLLGNSISEMFEEHKEMLLAPKEKIRATVIGAGNHSLTISGGTIAFDKSVLPLKNIPILKPFYENENLNDIYVQGMKKLDMYEDIPIAVSLKGPKSPTYEEIKLIGQEIIKLFKKIKGPIIVVLENDFAKALGQIISLNLEEKREVICIDKISTSNGDYIDIGLPIGDAIPVVIKTLIYST